CGTCTGCGAGCGCGCGGAATACGAAGCTGTTTACGACGAGGTTGAAACGTACACCCGGCGACCAGCCGTAGTTGGTGGCGAGTCTGAGACTCACCGTCTCGACCTCCGACTCCTTACATCTCTCTTCCGCCATCAGCTTCGCTTCGGAGTAGGGGTTCATAGGGTCGGGGTCGTCGTCCTCTGTGAGATCGTCGGAGTAGCTTCCGCCGTAGACGTTGCACGAGCTAGCGAGGACGAATCTCTCGACACCCTCCGACTCCGCCTCGTCTAGTACCGTCTCTACACCCTCATGGTTGACCTCGATAGTCTTCTTACGTATCTCGTGGGTGTCCGATGCTCCTGTGATTCCCGCGAGATGTATGATACTGTCGACTCCGTCTACCGCACGTCTCACGGCTTCTGTGTTACGTATATCGCCTCTGACGAACTCGATACCGTCGGTATCGCCCTTACTACTGCCGAAACTTCCCGCGAGGTTCCGTGGTGACGAAAGTGAGAAGTCATCGAGAACCACGACTTCGTGACCGCGTTCCTGAAGCATCGGCACGACTCCACTGCCCACGTAGCCCGCGCCTCCGGTGACGAGTACCTTAATCCTGAAGCACCCCCGGAAGGAACCGGTCTTCGTGTGCCTCGACTACGTCGCTGCGGTCGTCGAGTGTCGAGAGTATGCCACGAACCCCCTCCTCGAGCGTCTGCCTCTGTTCGCCGAGAAGATCCATGAAACGGTCGTTCTCCATCTCCATCTTGTGCTCCTCGTCCTCCTCACGCGGATTCTCGAAATGCTCAACATCGGCGTCTAGACCGAACTCGTCGCCGACGTCAGAGATAGTCTCGGCGAGCTCTACTATAGCTACGGGTCTCGTGACCTGGTTGTAGACCTCTAATCCGTCGCCTCCGTGTCCCTCTTCGACTAGGTTCACGAGACTCTCGAC
The genomic region above belongs to Candidatus Afararchaeum irisae and contains:
- a CDS encoding NAD-dependent epimerase/dehydratase family protein, which codes for MKVLVTGGAGYVGSGVVPMLQERGHEVVVLDDFSLSSPRNLAGSFGSSKGDTDGIEFVRGDIRNTEAVRRAVDGVDSIIHLAGITGASDTHEIRKKTIEVNHEGVETVLDEAESEGVERFVLASSCNVYGGSYSDDLTEDDDPDPMNPYSEAKLMAEERCKESEVETVSLRLATNYGWSPGVRFNLVVNSFVFRALADETLTVYGDGSNWRPFIHVKDAARAFVEALSWDEGVYNTGGENYTVDGIAETVSEVVGTDVKTEYLRGENPGPSYHVSFDKVSDQGFTLEHSLREGVRDLRDRFLADRAKTKEKQI